The region CTTCTTAAGAAGTTTCTCAACATAATGTCCTTGTGACAGCATAATACTATCACCATTCCTTATGATTTTAACACCCAAAATTACATTTGCTTCACCcatatctttcatatcaaattgaGAAGCAAGAAACGACTTTGTCTCATGTATTATACCAAGGCATGTACCAAAGATAAGCATATCATCCACATATAAACAAATGATGACAGACTCACTTTCAGTCACTTTAGTATAAACACATTTATCGACATCAATAGAGGAAAACCCATCACTAATCACAACTTggtcaaatttctcatgccattgtTTAGGAGCTTGTTTCAAACCATATAATGatttcaaaagtttacaaactttgttcttttgttttgaaacaacaCAACCCTCAGGTTGAGTCATATAAATTTCTTCTTCTAACTCGCCATTTAAAAACGcagttttaacatccatttgatgaataaaaagtttaTGAATTGAAGCTAAGgcaattaaaactctaattgaAGCAATTCTAGTTACAGGGGCAAAAGTGTCAAAATAatcaatgtttggtttttgaGAAAAGCCTTTCGCAACCAATCTagctttatatttttcaattgaaccatcaggattcatttttcttttaaaaatccatttacaGCCAATGGGTTTTGCGCCAGGAGGCAAATCAACTAAAACCCaagtattattttgattaattgaatcaatttcagttttaatagcTTCTTTCCAGAAAACAGATTCAGAAGAGAAAACAGCTTCATTAAAAGTTTGAGGTTCATCATCAAccaaataagtataaaaatcaTTTCCAAAAGAATTTTCAATTCTTTGTCTTTTGCTCCGTCTCAACTCCTCAGTAGAGTTCACTGTTAtattttcagtttcattttCATTAACAGTGGGCATATGAGAAATTGACTCAGTCTTTAGTGGATACACATTCTCAAAAAACTCAGCATTTTTAGTTTCAACTATAGTGTTGCAATCAAGTACATCACTTTTCAAAACAAGGAACCTATATGCAGCACTATGTTCAGCATACCCAATAAACATACAATCAGAGGTCTTAGAacctatttttcttttcttagggTCAGGCAACATTACTTTAGCTAAACACCCCcacacttttaaatattttaggttAGGTCTATAACCTTTCCACAGTTCATAAGGTGTTTTACCAGTTTTCTTATAGGGTATTCTATTTTGTAAATGACAGGCAGTTAATATTGCTTCACCCCACAAGTTGTCACTAGCAGAAGAACTAACTAATAGTGCATTCATCATTTCTTTTAgggttctattttttctttctgctACACCATTAGATTCAGGGGAATATGGAGGGGTTACTTCATGTATTATTCCTTCTTTTTCACAGTAGTCATTAAATGCTATGTATTCTCCTCCTCTATCTGATCTAattcttttaatctttttattaagTTGGTTTTCAACTTCAgccttataaattaaaaacatatcaaatGCTTCATCTTTATTTCTTAGCAAATAAACCCTAGCATACCTAGAACAGTCATCTATAAAGgtcacataatattttttaccaCCTCTAGTCATGGTCTGTTTTAGGTCTCCTAAATCAGTGTGAATTAAACTAAGTAGTTCAGATTCTCTAACAACAGAATGACATGTTTTCTTTGTTGATTTAGCTTCAGcacatatttgacatttatCCAAATTCGTTTTATTAATGCCAGAAATTATTCCAATtgattgcattttctttatatAGCTAGCATTCACATGTCCTAATCTAGCATGCCATAAATCAATAGAGTCAATAATATAAGCAGAAGGAGATGCAGTCTCTTTTATTATTTCAGCAACATTCAAAACAAATAAACCCTGATTACAATAACCCCTTCCCACAAAGACATTATTTTTTGTCATTACAATCTGGTCAGACTCAAATGACACTTTAACTCCACCCTTACCCATTAGTGCAACAGACAACAAATTAGCCCTAATATTTGGTACATGAAGTACTCCATTCAGAGCCAATGTCTTCCCTGATGTGAGCTTGAGAAGAACCTTTCCTTTTCCAAGAACAGGGGCTGTTCGGGAATCACCAAGGAACACATGTTCTTCTCCATCCCCTACTGATTTGTAGGAGGAAAAAGCATCTCTGCTTGCACAGATATGCCTGGTAGCACCAGAGTCTACCACCCAGTTTCTCGCATCAGCCACCAGATTCACTTCAGAAATGACTGCAGCAACTATGTCATCTCCTTCAACCAAATTCGCATTTGGCTTAGGAGGATTGCCATTTCTCATTCTTTTTCTGCATTGAGCTGCAAAGTGACCTGGCTTTCCACACACAAAACAGGTACTCTTTTTCTTAAAAGCAGTGGAGTTAGCAACCTTGGGCATGTAATCGGAATTCACAACTACAGGGGGTTTTTGATCATACCTCTTGAAGTTCCCCTTGCTTTGCACCATGTTTGCCCTTGCTGTTAGTGCCTTATTTCGGGCAGCTTTGATCTCCTTTCGGTTCGTCTCCTCAATGATGATGTGAGTGATCAGTTCCTGCAAAGTAAGCTGTTTATGCTTATGTTTCAGATTCTGCTTATAGTCATTCCACGATTGGGGCAGTTTCTCAATCAGAATTCCAGCAACGAATTCCTCAGGGAGTGCAATCGATTCTCCTTTAAGATCCTCCAGCAGTTTGTGGTATTCATTAATCTGCGAAATCATATCCTTATCCTCGGCCATGGTCCATTTGTAAAAATTGCCAATTACAAACTTCTGTTTGCCAGCATCCTCAGCCGTGTACTTGCTGATCATGGACTCCCATATCTGTTTTGCTTCCTTGTACGCACAATAAACGTCAAAAAGTTCATTAGATAATGTACTGATTATTGTGTGTCGACAAACCTTATTGGCATAAAGCCATGTTTCGGACTCCTTGACAGCAGTAGGGAGTGGTTTTGCCTCGGTTAATGCAGAGGCAACACCATGCATGTCGAGAACAGTGAATATCCGCTCCTGCCATCGCCGAAAGTTTTCACCGTCAAAGACTTGTATCTTTGAGATGTCTGGAAAGGGTTTGGCGTATGGAACGGCAGCCATTAAGGTCGGCGGAACGACACCAGTTGGAACGGCAACCGTAGGTGGAGCGTCGTTCTTGTCAGTAGATGTAACACCCGTATTCATCGTACCAGTAGACATAGCAATATACTTTTAGATTGTTGTACAATATTTAGAATGAACAGAGTGTATTTAAGCTCGAGGCGTGATGTCACTGCCCTAAAAGTATATCGAAGTATACTCCAGGATACAACAGCTCTTCTACGTAAAAAATAGTAGGCGCAGGAGAAGCAGTGGTTAATATATGATCCGAATTGATCAACCCTAATCCAgcaagtttaaatttaaaatgctaaaaatccGAGAGTGGAGATAATGGAGGTTAAAGCTAATTAGAAGTTAATTAAACGTGTTTAATTGCTCAGTCCAATTTTGTTCCGATTTTTTAGGCATTAACCAAAACTGTTTTTTACTTAGTCAAAATATAGCCTTCTCATATAAggcttaaatcataaaattaaaaataattaatttcgggtaacaaaaaaaatttaatcaagcCTTGGACTAAGTCCACTTGATTTGCAACATCCACCCACACCCAAGTCCAACTCcgaagaggggggggggggggggggggggggggggcgcgCGAGCCCATTCCCTTCCCTCCAACACACTTATAAGCCCATAAAGGGTTTTCACTTATAAACTCATGTATAGTCTTTTAAACTTCCAATGTGGGACTTTGCCTTTTGAAATAActctttaaaaacaaaacttacaACACTAAATTGTATATACCCTGACTGCATTATACaataatataatgatattacatataattaaatGGCCCAAATTATTCTAGtttcttaattaattatccAGGGTAGATAGAACATAAAAATCCTGGGTAAAATAGGGTCATTTTGCAAAATTGTAGAAATGTCTCTAATTAAATCCATGACTGGATTGAATAGTTGCATTTGAAGGAGTTTACACCACTTATATGAGCAAATATATCCGATGAATCaaccatttcttcttcttctttcactATTATCTGCACAcaatacaaattaaaacaatttaatttatatttatgtgatacatttaattatattaactaaagtTTAAAGAATCTCACTCCGTCGTCGTCTTCTTCTTCATGGTTGCTGCACGCTGCCCTATTAGTCTCTCCGAAATCGTCATTCTTTGCGAATCGTCCTCTCACTCGAGGACGGCTATCCGCGAGTGTTTTCCGACATGCATACTACAAGATTTTCATCAACCGTTAGCACAAAATAACTCGAGAAATACTAACATAGACTTTGTCCACTACGTTATCATGACAgagctaataaaattaaaacgcaTGAAAATTCTAAGCAATTATATTATTATCTGATCGAGAGATTATTTAATGCAACAGATGTGTCACGTAAATATGCAAGAAAGAGAGGAAGAACCTTGATTTTCTTGCTGAAAttcctttcatttcttttcttcATGTACCTATGAATCTTCTCCTTCCTTTGCTCAACAGAGAGTTTGCCAACTTTGAAAGCAGAATCTTCTAAGCTTGACATTTCTGATGTTAAAGTTGTAGAATTTCCAGTTCCACTCACAAATTGTTGAGTTTCATTGCTCAGTGacttaacaaaaaatataaaaaaaaaatacattaaaacatGAGTACACCTGAAGAAAaagattttagtatttttacgATTATCCAACCTATACAACTTTTACATAACGATTACAAATATttgatttgttatattttgataatccaacggtcattttttttaaacgaaaggttatcttattaatttagattaaataTTGTCTATATAGCTGATGAATTGCTAATGTGTCATTTGACCCAGAAATCACCACATATACAAAATTTGATCTGAATTGATCGAATAACTTGTGTTCTTTGAAAAACACAGACTGAATTACCAAAATGTAGATATGTTTGTGGGCCGACATCGACGGGCTCCGACCGGACCCAATCGCGCTTGACTTTTTTAACACAAGTGCAAGCCTAGTTCAGACCTCATATTTGTTACCGGACCACATAATATATTTATACGGACATAAGTCCAAATCCGTCCATAAAAATCCGACTTATTATGAATTCAGACCGGCCTTGTGGTAAAATTTAAGCCTTATCCAAGGCGGACGGACCTGATCGGATCGGATGGATACCCGAAACCGCAAAACCCAAGATTAGGTCTACCATAAtgtaacaaattaaattttggtaACCACTGTGCAAAGATAATATAGTTGGATAAccgcaaaaatatttaacccgaaaaaaataatagtatttgTTAAGAATTTGAGGATCATACCTGGAGGTCTCCGGTGTTAAAAACACGAGCCATCGAATCCGGACAGAAAATTCCAGCATTATCACCTTGATATTCCAACTCCGGCGGTTGCAAATCAGAGCCAAGAAGAACACCACTACCAAAAATTGCAGAGCTATCAGCAGATAATCCAGAGTTAGACATATAAGAACTAAGACCAGCAGGGCCAAGAAATGAACAAGACGGAGAAGACGGATTTAAAGCAACATAAGACGGAACTGAAGACAAGCAATCTTCTTCAAAAACCGACGGCAATGGAGGCCCGATCATGATCGGAGCACCAGAGTTATCAGAAGGGTACTGAGTCAACGTCAATCCATCTGCAGAAACTAAGTCCGTTAGCGAAACGGAGAGCTGATGATGAGGCTGAACGGAGGAGAAATCGAACTGATGATGATTGTCTTGTAGTTGATTCGTAGTGGTGATGAACTGAGGCATTGAGAAATCAATGGAAGCTGAAATTTCGTTGTCCAGTTCGTCGTGGGGGTCGAAAATCATCGATAAAGTACTCATGTTGTTGTTAGGATTTGCAGCCGCCGTGGTGGCGGAGCTGGTGGTGGTTGGAGTGGTGGTGCTTGTTGTAGTATTGCAGCTATTATTATCTCTgctgttcttgattttgttGTCTGTGTCAGGTGGCAGTAAGAGATTGGTTGCATACGGAGAATTTTCATCGTAGCAGTAGTTTGAGCTTGAAGTAACCTCGGAAGTTTGTAGGGTTTCCAAGAAATCAGGATCACAAAACTCCAAGATTTGAGCACTAAGTGGGCTTGAGACATCATCCTGTAATAAAACAGTGAAAAAAACTGTTGAGATCATGTAAAATCAACTGTTTTTTCAACTGATAATCAACTACCTAGTACCATATAATAAACATATGTgcaatgttaattaattaattactatctTATTTATATAGTAATTAGTCTAGACCTTTAAATTAGGCACACAGAGATCATGATTCTTCTTCATATTTTATCTGTTTGGATCTAATTCTTGATCTTTGATCGATACCATGTGTCTGTTCACttaagttattattattttaaaaagttacctAACTTAAAATGGTAATATTCTTTGTTTTTTCGGTGCAAGTATCATCCGATATCCGAAGTCACTGTTCTGATTAATTAGAACAGAAACGTATAGGACCTGTTAGGCCGACGAAACTCTATTTCGAAAGTTTTAGAAATTGCTTCATATCTAGAGCTCGAATCGAAAGTACTTCTGGTTTAGGGAAAATGAGTTTTACGCACTTGTAAAAGGGTAATATTCTTTAATGTTATGTCtaaatgaaataattttttttaccactAATAGCATGAATATGCTCTTTGTTAAAGTGGAGTAACTCAATTGAAAATTAACCTATGAGTCTATCATGCATAGTGTAGTTAACAAGCATCAATCTTGTTtctatttttgattaaaaacatatcaatttTACAAACAAGGACAATATTATGGTGGATTTTATAAGTGTAAAGTAGAAAAAGATGTGTATCTGTGCTCCATGTGCCTTGTAGGAATGTAGTGTATCCAAGACtagcaataaaaaatttaatagcaTTGAAATTAAAACTCAAAATATAGCAACAAAggggaaaagaaaaaaaagaagctagattacaaaaatcaaattgcaaaaattgaaaggaaaaattaTAGGACACCCAATTTAGTTATCCATGTGAAAGTGCTAATTAAATGACAAAAAAGAATCAAAGATTAGAGAAATATTGAACACATATATTccaaaattatcaaaaagaaagttgaaattattataagaaaaaaaagcaAAGATAATTACATTGGCGATGGTGCCATTTAAGATAATGACATTATCTTTTTTGTGGCAAATATCTTAAATTGGACTcaaacttgaattttttttgcatGAAATAAAGATTAGCAGATTGACTAACACTAAATTAATGAGCAATTCAAAGTTAAGTCAAGCATCTAattcttatatataaatataataagatGATTGTATATTCTAATGATAATTACAATTAATTAGCTACCTAtatattgaaaaacaaaaattctaaaaacGATATATACATTGCAATGATCAAAATAATCTAAACTTTctgaaaaagaaattaacatgcaaatgaacaaataaaaaaacaatcttAAAGATGAATTTGAACTAATAAATAtgcaaaaaagtaaaataaagaaCAATAAGAAAAGAATTATTACAATGGAGAGCTGATCGGACGATGGATGGACGACGTTCTGCAACATGGTTTTTTGCTctgtttttagaaaaaaattaacgtTGTTGACGatgatgattttaatttttgctcTTAATTTGTCCCCTTGAAAAGCTGAAACtgttagtttattttttgtttcttgcTGAACAAGTCTTAAAATAGAAACAGATAACATTTGACAACACCTCTTCTTAGAACATTCAAATGTGTTACAACTAAAATTAACCTAACCCTAAACTCCATTTTTTTCAGACGAGAAACTAAATAAACAGACAAAAAAGTTCTAGAGAGAGAGAGGGAAAAAaactagagagagaaagagagtaattattatgaaacaaaaatgtAATAGGCAGttaaaatgagttaatatatATAGTAAATTAGTAAATTAGTTTTTGGGGTGTTCCGTACACAAGTACCAGCAAGGCGTACTCTTTGTCTGTTTCAACGCTACAAATGAGGGGGGCCTCTTGTTTTTGGAAGTactttgcttacgtggcaacgGTTTTGTTGGTGATGTGGCGAGAGGGGTGATGATGTGGCAATTGGGAAGAGTCTTGAGCGTAGGAGGTGGAGATGGGTGAGGCATTT is a window of Mercurialis annua linkage group LG2, ddMerAnnu1.2, whole genome shotgun sequence DNA encoding:
- the LOC126670794 gene encoding two-component response regulator-like APRR7 isoform X1, which translates into the protein MLSVSILRLVQQETKNKLTVSAFQGDKLRAKIKIIIVNNVNFFLKTEQKTMLQNVVHPSSDQLSIDDVSSPLSAQILEFCDPDFLETLQTSEVTSSSNYCYDENSPYATNLLLPPDTDNKIKNSRDNNSCNTTTSTTTPTTTSSATTAAANPNNNMSTLSMIFDPHDELDNEISASIDFSMPQFITTTNQLQDNHHQFDFSSVQPHHQLSVSLTDLVSADGLTLTQYPSDNSGAPIMIGPPLPSVFEEDCLSSVPSYVALNPSSPSCSFLGPAGLSSYMSNSGLSADSSAIFGSGVLLGSDLQPPELEYQGDNAGIFCPDSMARVFNTGDLQSLSNETQQFVSGTGNSTTLTSEMSSLEDSAFKVGKLSVEQRKEKIHRYMKKRNERNFSKKIKYACRKTLADSRPRVRGRFAKNDDFGETNRAACSNHEEEDDDGIIVKEEEEMVDSSDIFAHISGVNSFKCNYSIQSWI
- the LOC126670794 gene encoding uncharacterized protein LOC126670794 isoform X2 is translated as MKKNHDLCVPNLKDDVSSPLSAQILEFCDPDFLETLQTSEVTSSSNYCYDENSPYATNLLLPPDTDNKIKNSRDNNSCNTTTSTTTPTTTSSATTAAANPNNNMSTLSMIFDPHDELDNEISASIDFSMPQFITTTNQLQDNHHQFDFSSVQPHHQLSVSLTDLVSADGLTLTQYPSDNSGAPIMIGPPLPSVFEEDCLSSVPSYVALNPSSPSCSFLGPAGLSSYMSNSGLSADSSAIFGSGVLLGSDLQPPELEYQGDNAGIFCPDSMARVFNTGDLQSLSNETQQFVSGTGNSTTLTSEMSSLEDSAFKVGKLSVEQRKEKIHRYMKKRNERNFSKKIKYACRKTLADSRPRVRGRFAKNDDFGETNRAACSNHEEEDDDGIIVKEEEEMVDSSDIFAHISGVNSFKCNYSIQSWI